A region of uncultured Desulfobacter sp. DNA encodes the following proteins:
- a CDS encoding sulfite exporter TauE/SafE family protein, whose product MTTFILIGLILFLSGWVQGVSGFGSALIAIPLLTLIIDIKTAVPLCSLSSLIITTYMAWQLKKHFDRKKLMPLCLGSIPGIISGVTFLKTVPSGIIRILMGTLLIAYGLYNLFFSVKPRKINPNWGYAAGFLTGLIGAAFSAGGPPTVIYTALGNWTKDEIKATLTGFFCFSSYVVVAAHLVNGLTTLSVGKYFLCSVPFILSGTALGSYCYRFFKRDAYLKVVFSCLAGMGIMMLL is encoded by the coding sequence ATGACAACTTTTATTCTGATTGGTTTGATTTTGTTTCTTTCGGGCTGGGTTCAGGGTGTATCGGGTTTTGGTTCCGCCCTGATCGCCATTCCCCTTTTAACCCTGATCATTGACATTAAAACAGCTGTACCGCTATGTTCCTTATCCAGTCTTATCATCACAACCTATATGGCCTGGCAGTTAAAAAAACATTTTGACCGCAAAAAACTTATGCCTCTGTGTTTGGGGTCAATACCCGGAATTATTTCAGGTGTAACTTTCCTGAAAACAGTGCCATCCGGGATTATCCGGATTTTAATGGGCACTCTTTTAATCGCATACGGATTGTACAATCTGTTTTTTTCCGTCAAACCCCGAAAAATCAATCCCAATTGGGGGTATGCCGCAGGTTTTCTCACCGGTTTGATCGGAGCCGCATTCAGTGCCGGGGGACCGCCCACAGTCATCTACACCGCCCTGGGCAACTGGACCAAGGACGAAATCAAGGCAACCCTGACAGGATTTTTTTGTTTTTCCTCTTATGTGGTGGTTGCAGCCCATTTGGTCAACGGGCTGACCACCTTGTCCGTGGGCAAATACTTTTTGTGTTCAGTACCATTTATTTTATCGGGTACCGCTCTGGGTTCGTATTGTTACCGGTTTTTCAAAAGAGATGCTTATTTGAAAGTTGTTTTCAGCTGTCTTGCAGGGATGGGAATCATGATGCTGTTGTGA
- a CDS encoding PAS domain S-box protein, translating to MNLNDPNRSSSDTKKIEDRCNKQIPDYELKYRLLFETVSDAIYLLSEKGEIIDVNKSACVCLGREKEEMLQLSINDVDQNFSADQFLAFWNEVPFNTLKQYESIHKLKNGDVIFVEITGQKFILENTTHYYIVAKDITKHQKSENALAESEKRFRDVMENVDAVAVQGYGLDGTTQYWNKASERLYGYTQQEAIGTNLLDLIIPPEMRDIVAKEMRGMAESGHPIPSGELSLLHKDGSQLPVISHHTIVKVPGREPELFCLDIDITHRKQAEAEKEKLQAQLNQAQKMEAVGRLAGGVAHDFNNMLSIILGNIEILEEDIAPDSPLLSSIHEVQKAAERSADLTRQLLAFARKQTIDPKVLDPNNTIEGMLKMLKRLIGEDIDLLWKPNEDLWRVKMDPSQIDQILANLCVNARDAIKDVGKITIETDNFCFDENYCRVHQGCFPGEFVLLCVSDNGSGMDKETMENLFDPFFTTKEKGQGTGLGLATVYGIVKQNDGFINVYSEPGQGTTFKIYIPRHEACQTESPVMASEKSLKGCETILLVEDEKSILNMTKMMLERLGYTVLPANIPEEAIQICNDYTGKIDLLITDVVMPSMNGRELSRTIMKAIPNIKCLYMSGYTSNAIAHRGILDDGLNFINKPFSKQVLSVKLREILDNEKD from the coding sequence ATGAATCTCAACGATCCGAACCGCAGTTCATCCGACACAAAAAAAATCGAAGATAGATGCAACAAACAGATACCGGATTACGAACTAAAGTATCGCCTGTTGTTTGAGACGGTTTCCGATGCAATTTATTTGCTGTCTGAAAAGGGGGAAATTATTGATGTCAATAAAAGTGCATGCGTTTGCCTGGGGCGAGAAAAAGAAGAGATGCTTCAACTGTCCATAAATGATGTGGATCAAAATTTTTCAGCAGATCAGTTTTTAGCTTTCTGGAATGAGGTGCCTTTTAATACCCTTAAACAATATGAATCCATTCATAAACTTAAAAATGGTGATGTAATCTTTGTGGAGATTACCGGTCAAAAATTTATACTTGAAAACACAACACACTACTATATTGTTGCAAAGGACATCACAAAACACCAGAAATCTGAGAATGCTTTGGCAGAAAGCGAAAAAAGGTTTCGCGACGTGATGGAGAATGTGGACGCCGTTGCTGTGCAGGGATATGGACTCGACGGGACCACCCAATACTGGAACAAAGCCTCGGAACGGCTTTATGGATATACACAACAGGAGGCCATCGGCACCAATCTTCTGGATCTGATTATCCCACCCGAAATGAGGGATATCGTTGCCAAAGAGATGCGTGGAATGGCTGAGTCCGGCCACCCCATCCCTTCGGGAGAACTATCTTTGCTGCATAAAGATGGTTCACAACTCCCTGTTATCTCCCACCATACAATTGTTAAGGTTCCCGGGCGTGAGCCGGAGCTTTTTTGCCTTGATATTGATATCACCCACCGCAAGCAGGCCGAAGCGGAAAAAGAAAAACTTCAGGCCCAGCTCAACCAGGCCCAGAAAATGGAAGCTGTTGGAAGGTTGGCCGGGGGCGTGGCCCATGATTTTAATAATATGTTGAGTATAATTCTTGGTAATATTGAAATTCTGGAAGAAGATATCGCCCCGGACAGTCCCCTTCTTTCAAGCATTCATGAAGTACAGAAAGCTGCTGAACGCTCCGCAGATCTGACGCGCCAACTGCTGGCTTTTGCCCGTAAACAGACCATTGATCCCAAAGTTCTTGATCCGAACAACACCATTGAGGGCATGCTTAAGATGCTGAAACGATTGATCGGGGAAGATATAGACCTTTTATGGAAACCCAATGAAGATTTATGGCGCGTTAAAATGGACCCGTCTCAAATTGATCAGATATTGGCCAACCTGTGCGTCAATGCAAGGGATGCCATAAAAGATGTCGGCAAAATCACCATTGAAACAGACAATTTTTGTTTTGATGAGAATTATTGCAGAGTCCATCAGGGGTGCTTTCCCGGGGAGTTTGTCCTCCTTTGCGTCAGTGACAACGGCAGTGGTATGGACAAAGAGACCATGGAGAATCTGTTCGATCCCTTTTTTACAACCAAGGAAAAGGGCCAGGGAACAGGGCTCGGGCTTGCAACCGTATATGGCATTGTAAAACAAAATGATGGGTTTATTAATGTATACAGCGAACCCGGACAAGGCACTACCTTCAAAATATATATACCAAGACACGAGGCATGTCAGACCGAATCGCCTGTAATGGCCAGTGAAAAATCTTTGAAAGGTTGCGAAACAATACTTCTGGTTGAAGATGAGAAATCCATTCTCAACATGACAAAAATGATGCTGGAGCGGCTTGGTTATACCGTATTGCCGGCCAATATCCCCGAAGAAGCAATTCAAATCTGCAACGATTACACTGGAAAAATTGACCTGCTGATCACTGATGTTGTTATGCCGTCCATGAACGGACGAGAGCTTTCCCGGACAATTATGAAAGCCATCCCGAATATAAAATGCCTGTATATGTCAGGGTATACAAGCAATGCCATTGCCCATAGAGGTATCCTGGATGACGGACTCAATTTCATCAACAAACCATTCTCCAAGCAGGTACTATCCGTAAAACTGCGAGAGATACTGGATAATGAAAAGGACTGA
- a CDS encoding FAD-linked oxidase C-terminal domain-containing protein, whose amino-acid sequence MISEIVIQELEEICGKQFVTCEKSDRILYSYDATRKQFLPDVVVHPGDSRAVSRIMKLAHRHRIPVYPRGAGTGFTGGALPVRGGMVMAMSRMNRILDIDQENLVAVVEPGVVTGDFQKAVEALGLFYPPDPASLKVSSLGGNVAECAGGPRCVKYGVTKDYVIGLEVVTPTGDLIETGGTTMKGVVGYDLTKLFCGSEGTLVVITKIILKLLPKPQAKKTMLVVFDAIDGAAKAVSAIIREKIIPATLEFMDGRTLECLRQTSGLAMPEGAGAALIIEVDGDKEFLDKQAQRIVKVIEPLGVLENRVANTFEESEAIWNIRRAVSPSLKKLELEKFNEDICVPRSRLPEMIRRIEKISDDYKMPIVNFGHAGDGNIHVNIMADKADATQMANAEHAVEALFRATIELGGTMSGEHGVGIMKAPYLSLELSKESIRYMKTLKKALDPHNILNPGKIFPDHEEPLSGEMK is encoded by the coding sequence ATGATATCTGAAATAGTGATTCAGGAACTCGAAGAGATCTGTGGGAAGCAGTTTGTCACCTGCGAGAAAAGTGACCGTATTCTGTACAGCTATGATGCCACGCGAAAACAATTCCTGCCTGATGTGGTGGTGCATCCGGGTGATTCAAGGGCCGTATCCCGGATCATGAAGCTTGCCCACCGCCACCGTATTCCGGTTTATCCCAGGGGCGCCGGTACCGGCTTCACCGGCGGTGCCCTGCCGGTCCGGGGCGGAATGGTTATGGCAATGAGCCGGATGAACCGCATCCTGGACATTGACCAGGAAAATCTTGTGGCCGTTGTGGAACCCGGCGTGGTCACAGGGGATTTCCAAAAGGCAGTGGAGGCCCTGGGGCTTTTTTATCCACCTGATCCGGCATCGTTGAAAGTCTCCAGCCTGGGGGGAAACGTGGCCGAATGCGCGGGCGGTCCCCGGTGTGTCAAGTACGGAGTGACCAAGGACTATGTCATCGGACTGGAGGTGGTGACGCCCACAGGCGATCTGATTGAAACCGGCGGCACCACCATGAAAGGCGTTGTGGGCTATGATCTGACCAAGCTTTTCTGCGGTTCGGAAGGTACCTTGGTTGTCATCACCAAGATCATTCTCAAACTGCTTCCCAAACCCCAGGCCAAAAAGACCATGCTGGTGGTGTTTGATGCCATTGACGGCGCGGCTAAGGCCGTATCCGCCATTATCCGGGAAAAAATCATCCCCGCCACCCTGGAATTCATGGACGGCCGGACCCTGGAGTGTCTGCGGCAGACCTCAGGCCTGGCCATGCCGGAAGGTGCCGGGGCTGCTCTGATTATAGAGGTGGACGGGGACAAAGAATTCTTAGACAAACAGGCCCAAAGAATCGTGAAGGTGATCGAACCCTTAGGCGTTCTGGAAAACCGTGTGGCCAACACCTTTGAGGAGAGTGAAGCGATCTGGAATATCCGCAGGGCCGTATCCCCCTCATTGAAAAAGCTTGAACTGGAAAAATTCAACGAAGATATATGCGTACCCAGATCCAGGCTGCCGGAAATGATCCGCCGGATCGAAAAAATTTCCGATGACTATAAAATGCCCATCGTGAACTTCGGCCATGCCGGAGACGGCAATATCCATGTCAATATCATGGCCGACAAAGCCGATGCCACGCAAATGGCCAATGCGGAACATGCCGTTGAGGCGCTGTTCCGGGCCACCATAGAGCTGGGCGGAACCATGAGCGGCGAACACGGTGTGGGCATCATGAAAGCCCCATATCTGTCCCTTGAACTGTCTAAAGAATCCATCCGCTATATGAAAACGCTCAAAAAAGCCCTGGATCCCCACAATATTCTTAATCCGGGTAAAATATTTCCCGACCATGAAGAACCGCTTTCCGGAGAGATGAAATGA
- a CDS encoding 4Fe-4S binding protein — translation MKQIRKIIEIDQEKCDGCGACVPSCAEGAIRIVDGKAKVVADKYCDGLGACLGDCPKGALHIVEREADAFDEKAVHEMLNRRKSEASLACGCPSTQVKTFPMAGHGFGTPGKPASGGPSALGHWPVQIRLIPPGAPFLKGADLLIAADCVPVAYPSFHKDFLSGKAVMIGCPKFDDADLYVEKLSRIFARDGIKSVTAVVMEVPCCSGMPKIIGKALEKAGVNIPFKTTVVSSRGEILS, via the coding sequence ATGAAACAGATCCGTAAAATCATTGAAATAGATCAGGAAAAGTGCGACGGCTGCGGTGCCTGTGTACCGTCATGCGCCGAAGGGGCCATCCGGATTGTGGATGGAAAAGCAAAGGTCGTTGCCGATAAATACTGTGACGGATTAGGGGCCTGTTTAGGGGATTGCCCCAAAGGTGCGCTTCATATTGTTGAACGCGAGGCCGATGCCTTTGATGAAAAGGCCGTGCATGAGATGCTCAACCGCCGGAAATCAGAAGCGTCTTTGGCCTGCGGGTGTCCTTCCACACAGGTAAAAACCTTTCCCATGGCCGGACACGGTTTCGGTACCCCGGGCAAGCCTGCATCAGGCGGTCCCTCCGCGTTAGGTCACTGGCCTGTACAGATCCGGCTGATACCGCCGGGGGCACCGTTTTTAAAGGGTGCGGATCTGCTCATTGCCGCTGACTGTGTGCCTGTGGCCTATCCTTCCTTTCACAAGGATTTTCTCAGCGGAAAGGCTGTGATGATCGGCTGCCCTAAATTTGATGATGCAGATCTCTATGTGGAGAAACTTTCCCGGATTTTTGCCCGGGACGGCATCAAGTCCGTTACCGCTGTGGTCATGGAAGTGCCCTGCTGTTCGGGTATGCCGAAAATCATTGGAAAGGCCCTGGAAAAGGCGGGCGTTAATATTCCTTTTAAAACAACGGTGGTCTCTTCAAGGGGGGAGATTCTGTCGTGA
- a CDS encoding (Fe-S)-binding protein, translating into MKNLEQYRQWTQECVKCGACMATCPVFKAENQEGAVARGKIALAQAMMDGELFAEDKLVHDLSQCLLCGSCTHLCPNQVPTADIVAAARRQVAEKKGLSGFGKGVAALLSRKKAMEWMSKSADLASRLLCRQIPETSGLKLRFPVPGIPVTRTVPKPTFKPFLNREIQQTTSGSKGPKVLFFTGCGINYLYPEVGEYLVRILNFMGIRVTLTGQQGCCGLPALSAGAGDAVESLAKRNLEALNLHAVDYVLTACASCHGALAGIYPTLGDQYQPFAQKTRDIMDFMMDMGLAERLEALPRTENRIKVTWHDPCHLRNHGLTRAPRRLLSALPQVDFVEMADAATCCGLGGTFSVHHYETSRKIGSQKVNNVRNSGAKIVATACPGCMIQLQDSLNREKIPVRTAHLLELICQALPA; encoded by the coding sequence ATGAAGAATCTGGAACAATACCGGCAGTGGACCCAGGAATGCGTCAAGTGCGGCGCCTGCATGGCCACATGTCCGGTGTTCAAGGCCGAAAACCAGGAAGGCGCCGTGGCCCGGGGAAAAATTGCCCTGGCCCAGGCCATGATGGACGGGGAACTCTTTGCCGAAGATAAACTGGTTCATGACCTTTCCCAGTGCCTTTTGTGCGGCAGCTGCACCCACCTGTGCCCCAATCAGGTACCCACCGCAGATATCGTAGCCGCGGCCCGCAGACAAGTGGCTGAAAAAAAGGGGTTGTCCGGTTTCGGAAAAGGCGTGGCCGCCCTGCTGAGCCGCAAAAAAGCCATGGAATGGATGAGTAAAAGCGCGGATCTGGCCTCCCGGCTTTTATGCCGGCAGATTCCGGAAACAAGCGGTTTGAAACTGCGGTTTCCTGTGCCAGGCATCCCTGTGACACGCACCGTGCCCAAGCCGACATTTAAGCCCTTTTTGAACCGGGAAATCCAACAAACCACTTCGGGATCAAAAGGCCCCAAGGTGCTCTTTTTTACCGGATGCGGCATCAATTATCTGTATCCGGAAGTCGGTGAATACCTGGTGCGTATTCTCAACTTCATGGGGATACGGGTGACACTCACCGGCCAACAGGGCTGCTGCGGGCTTCCCGCCTTGTCCGCCGGTGCGGGAGATGCGGTGGAAAGCCTTGCCAAAAGAAACCTTGAGGCTTTAAATCTCCATGCCGTTGACTATGTGCTCACAGCCTGCGCCTCATGCCACGGGGCCCTTGCCGGGATTTACCCCACTCTGGGAGACCAGTATCAGCCTTTTGCCCAGAAGACCCGGGACATTATGGATTTTATGATGGATATGGGTCTTGCAGAACGGCTTGAAGCATTACCCAGAACAGAAAACCGAATCAAGGTCACCTGGCACGACCCTTGCCATCTGCGCAATCACGGTCTGACCCGGGCGCCCCGCCGGCTTCTTTCCGCCTTGCCCCAGGTTGACTTTGTTGAGATGGCGGATGCGGCAACCTGCTGCGGTTTGGGCGGGACCTTCTCCGTACACCATTATGAAACCAGCCGGAAAATCGGCAGCCAAAAGGTCAACAATGTTCGCAACAGCGGTGCCAAAATCGTGGCAACCGCCTGTCCGGGATGCATGATCCAGCTCCAGGACAGCCTTAACCGGGAAAAGATTCCCGTCAGGACTGCCCATCTGCTGGAATTGATTTGTCAGGCACTGCCCGCTTGA
- a CDS encoding ATP-binding protein, translating into MTGNDNLKQKMIICTIVAVMIPFIITGIIIYIQLSDNLMKLAKEKSLRMSIDISQLIDNFIDSNLRFVQSFAMNPDIVLALKTGNYQTVECQLTSIYQGILKDKTNIILTDKDGIVQVDSRFPEKRGLNLSDRQYFIKAQNGLANVSDSIFARKNRDGKTIIAICAPIFEDKVFMGSCIMIFTTEYIFDIISKKIAGESGYAYLLNKKGVVLVHPNPDYVLKTIQTELPATDVALEMPDTDQPGVASYTFTGKKKIAGISQVKHTGWITAYAQTKDEIMAPVNRILNYVFISGVIFVVITIVIIVFISHKISSPIQQMMDTVSQAARYSTEVVVQIGLDRKISYANPAFEKITGVKVQDVIGTVPSFENTGRIPSQTIWQELETGNTWSGQLEFRAEASKKTITIDVLISPVRDRNGWVRVYLVMGRDVTDKLMFEKRMNRTQKLESIGTLAGGIAHDFNNILSIIFGYAELALHGSDNNPHIQKNIRQIIIASERARELVTQILSFSRHEEVKLLSVKLGTIVREALKLLRASTPSFITIDSDIASTACVFAEPTQIHQVVMNLFTNAVHAIGENPGTITLILQDFMVDQEFIKTHPGINEGKHLILRIKDTGCGMSGETIEHIFDPFFTTKPKKKGTGLGLSVVHGIVKKMNGIITVYSHPGQGTIFNVILPAINKDVSDFEELNTSIKNGTERIALVDDEKDVAVAVQSILTNLGYQVTSFTDSGQALSEILSGPDNFDLIITDYTMPDLTGLDMINKLRTAGILIPAILMSGFIGKNIEVLAKQARIAQLLYKPANTYQLAKSIRKALEDSTCGI; encoded by the coding sequence ATGACCGGAAACGACAACCTGAAACAGAAAATGATAATCTGCACCATTGTTGCGGTAATGATTCCGTTCATCATTACCGGCATCATTATCTATATTCAGTTGTCAGACAACCTGATGAAGCTGGCAAAAGAAAAATCCCTTCGCATGTCAATTGACATTTCTCAACTCATTGATAATTTTATCGATTCAAACCTTCGCTTTGTACAATCGTTTGCTATGAACCCTGACATAGTTCTTGCCTTAAAAACAGGCAATTACCAAACTGTCGAATGCCAACTCACATCCATATATCAAGGTATTCTTAAGGACAAAACCAATATAATCCTGACGGATAAAGACGGAATTGTTCAAGTCGATTCACGTTTTCCCGAAAAACGCGGCCTCAATCTATCAGACCGGCAATATTTTATTAAAGCCCAAAATGGCCTGGCCAATGTGTCTGACTCGATTTTCGCAAGAAAGAATCGTGACGGTAAAACCATTATCGCAATTTGTGCCCCCATTTTTGAAGATAAGGTTTTCATGGGCAGCTGCATTATGATTTTCACAACAGAATATATTTTTGACATCATATCCAAAAAAATAGCAGGGGAATCGGGATATGCCTATCTGCTCAATAAAAAAGGGGTGGTTCTGGTACACCCCAATCCTGATTATGTTTTAAAAACTATCCAGACTGAACTTCCGGCAACCGATGTGGCCCTCGAGATGCCCGACACTGATCAGCCTGGGGTGGCATCTTATACATTTACCGGTAAAAAGAAAATTGCCGGCATCAGCCAGGTGAAACACACCGGCTGGATCACCGCGTACGCCCAGACCAAAGATGAAATTATGGCGCCAGTGAACAGAATATTAAACTATGTTTTCATCAGCGGGGTTATTTTTGTTGTCATCACGATTGTCATTATTGTTTTCATTTCACACAAAATCAGCTCGCCCATTCAGCAGATGATGGACACTGTCAGCCAGGCGGCCCGGTACTCCACGGAAGTCGTTGTGCAGATCGGACTTGATAGAAAAATTTCTTATGCAAATCCTGCTTTTGAAAAAATTACCGGCGTTAAAGTCCAGGATGTCATCGGTACTGTTCCCTCTTTTGAAAATACCGGCCGGATACCGTCACAGACAATATGGCAGGAACTTGAAACCGGCAACACATGGTCCGGACAACTCGAATTTAGAGCAGAAGCATCAAAAAAAACTATAACCATTGATGTCTTGATCAGTCCCGTACGAGATCGCAATGGCTGGGTCCGGGTGTACCTGGTAATGGGCCGGGACGTTACCGACAAGCTGATGTTTGAAAAAAGGATGAACCGGACTCAAAAACTGGAGTCCATCGGTACGCTTGCCGGCGGCATTGCCCATGATTTTAATAATATTCTCAGTATTATATTTGGATATGCAGAATTGGCGCTGCATGGCAGTGACAATAATCCGCATATCCAAAAAAATATACGCCAGATAATTATTGCCTCGGAAAGAGCCCGGGAACTTGTTACCCAGATATTGAGTTTCAGCCGGCACGAGGAAGTTAAGCTGTTGTCCGTCAAATTGGGCACAATTGTCAGGGAGGCGTTAAAGTTACTTCGTGCCTCCACACCGTCTTTTATCACAATAGATTCAGACATTGCCAGTACCGCCTGCGTATTTGCAGAACCCACGCAGATTCACCAGGTGGTGATGAATCTGTTTACCAATGCGGTGCATGCCATTGGGGAAAATCCAGGTACCATTACGCTGATACTGCAAGATTTCATGGTGGATCAGGAATTCATAAAAACCCATCCCGGAATAAACGAGGGCAAGCATCTGATCCTTCGCATCAAGGATACCGGATGTGGTATGTCAGGGGAAACCATTGAACATATTTTTGATCCGTTTTTTACCACCAAACCCAAGAAAAAAGGGACAGGACTCGGCCTGTCCGTCGTTCACGGCATAGTAAAAAAAATGAACGGCATCATCACGGTTTACAGCCATCCCGGACAAGGAACCATATTTAATGTGATTCTGCCGGCGATTAATAAGGACGTATCCGATTTTGAAGAACTGAACACTTCCATAAAAAACGGAACAGAACGGATTGCCCTGGTGGATGACGAAAAGGATGTTGCGGTTGCCGTGCAATCCATTCTAACCAACTTAGGTTACCAGGTAACATCATTTACAGACAGCGGGCAGGCGTTGTCTGAAATTCTTTCCGGTCCTGACAACTTTGACCTCATTATTACCGACTATACCATGCCCGATCTGACGGGTCTGGATATGATCAACAAGCTGAGAACAGCCGGAATTCTTATCCCCGCCATACTGATGTCCGGCTTTATAGGAAAAAATATAGAAGTTTTGGCAAAACAGGCACGCATCGCACAATTATTATATAAACCTGCCAACACATACCAACTTGCAAAATCCATTCGTAAAGCTTTGGAGGATTCTACCTGTGGGATTTAA
- the pabB gene encoding aminodeoxychorismate synthase component I produces MDENIMNCPMNILAHTGAITGLFQEKITLEEPFIDLAMRFSHIPGTSCLLSGTGLDSARYHILATCPFLILSGKGKTMQLKAGDRVETITADPFHLLRQVLNHFKNNDISFIEPVSAGLFGYLSYDLKNHIETLACTTMDDMDLPDLYMAAPGLIVITDKQENTTRVFIPERSITGKTHVTDTLDFFNRIRTAALPWDDGFTSGSDLHANFNRKGYMAQIDRIREYITAGDVYQVNMSQRFDTGFSGNPASLFKALYQKNPAPFFALINARDHWVVSTSPERFIKRSGSSVETRPIKGTCPRGSDPGQDQNLRHQLAESPKDDAELSMIVDLMRNDLGKVSMEGSVRVAQHKQVEGYANVYHLVSIVRSTLDPLWDSVDLIKAAFPGGSITGCPKIRAMEIIDELETHCRHIYTGSIGYISFHDTLDLSIAIRTATIQNNRIFFSVGGGIVFDSDPAKEYQETLDKGKTLVETMSGSPSPKAQEPMAWINGSLVPLCHAAVPLSDLGVQYGHGFFETLKTDKGKIYFLDHHIRRLEQAWTRFFPQPFPVLSWDRIIRMVVNACNLSHSTAAVKIMATRGRRSQAPWDHQIIVTARLYTHRLETTGKKGLDLVTFGQPRLTPLAAHKSMNYQYYYLAGLKAKEQKADESLILNPDGSISEGNTSNIIFVKENTLIIPSSPFRLPGVMEEQIKKIVTTWGYNVMERQVFLNQLNEFHHVIACNSLMQAVPVKSIDHRPLETDTALCNAINQALCLVSP; encoded by the coding sequence ATGGATGAAAATATTATGAACTGTCCCATGAATATTTTAGCACACACAGGTGCCATTACAGGGCTTTTCCAGGAAAAGATCACACTGGAAGAGCCATTCATTGATTTGGCCATGCGTTTCAGCCATATTCCAGGTACCTCCTGCCTTTTAAGCGGCACCGGCCTGGACAGCGCCCGGTATCATATCCTGGCCACCTGCCCCTTTCTGATCCTCTCCGGCAAGGGAAAAACCATGCAGCTCAAAGCCGGGGACAGGGTGGAAACCATCACAGCAGATCCGTTTCACTTGTTGCGCCAGGTGCTCAACCATTTTAAAAACAACGATATTTCCTTTATCGAACCGGTGTCAGCCGGGCTTTTCGGATACCTCTCCTATGACTTGAAAAACCACATTGAAACCCTTGCCTGCACCACCATGGATGACATGGATCTTCCGGATCTTTATATGGCAGCCCCCGGGCTTATTGTCATCACAGATAAACAGGAGAACACAACCCGGGTATTTATCCCGGAACGAAGCATCACGGGCAAAACCCATGTGACGGACACCCTTGATTTTTTTAACCGGATACGCACCGCAGCGCTGCCATGGGATGACGGATTTACCAGCGGCTCTGATCTTCACGCCAATTTTAACCGCAAGGGCTACATGGCTCAGATTGACAGAATAAGGGAGTACATCACGGCCGGAGACGTTTACCAGGTCAACATGTCCCAGCGGTTTGACACTGGATTTTCAGGAAATCCCGCCAGCCTGTTCAAGGCGTTGTACCAAAAGAACCCGGCCCCTTTTTTCGCCTTGATCAACGCCCGGGACCACTGGGTTGTCTCCACTTCTCCGGAACGGTTTATAAAACGGTCAGGCAGTTCTGTGGAGACCCGGCCCATCAAGGGAACATGTCCCCGGGGAAGCGACCCCGGCCAGGACCAGAATCTTCGGCACCAGCTGGCCGAAAGTCCCAAGGATGATGCGGAACTCTCCATGATTGTGGATCTGATGAGAAACGACCTTGGCAAGGTGAGCATGGAAGGATCGGTCCGTGTTGCACAGCACAAGCAGGTGGAGGGCTATGCCAATGTGTACCACCTGGTCTCCATTGTCAGGTCCACCCTTGACCCGCTATGGGATTCAGTGGATCTGATCAAGGCCGCCTTTCCCGGCGGCTCCATCACCGGGTGCCCTAAAATCCGCGCCATGGAAATCATTGATGAACTGGAGACCCATTGCCGTCATATTTACACCGGCTCCATCGGGTACATCAGTTTCCATGACACCCTGGACCTTTCCATTGCCATCCGCACGGCCACCATCCAAAACAACCGCATCTTTTTTTCAGTGGGGGGCGGAATCGTCTTTGACTCGGACCCGGCCAAAGAGTACCAGGAGACCCTGGACAAGGGGAAAACCCTGGTGGAGACCATGTCCGGCAGTCCTTCCCCCAAGGCGCAGGAACCCATGGCCTGGATCAACGGCAGTCTGGTGCCGCTTTGCCATGCGGCCGTGCCCCTGTCAGACTTAGGTGTCCAGTACGGCCACGGATTTTTTGAAACCCTGAAAACAGACAAAGGGAAAATCTATTTTTTAGACCACCATATCAGGCGGCTGGAACAAGCCTGGACCCGTTTTTTCCCCCAGCCCTTTCCTGTTCTGTCCTGGGACCGGATCATAAGAATGGTGGTCAATGCCTGCAATCTTTCCCACTCCACTGCCGCCGTTAAAATCATGGCCACCCGGGGCAGAAGGTCCCAGGCGCCCTGGGACCACCAGATCATTGTCACGGCACGGCTTTACACCCACCGCCTTGAAACCACAGGTAAAAAAGGACTGGACCTTGTCACCTTTGGCCAGCCACGGCTCACCCCCCTGGCAGCCCACAAATCCATGAACTACCAGTACTATTATCTGGCAGGCCTCAAGGCAAAAGAGCAAAAGGCAGATGAATCTTTAATCCTCAATCCCGACGGCAGTATATCCGAGGGCAACACATCCAATATCATATTTGTAAAGGAGAATACCCTGATTATCCCCTCGTCACCCTTCAGGCTGCCCGGAGTCATGGAGGAACAGATCAAAAAAATAGTGACAACCTGGGGTTATAATGTGATGGAGCGCCAGGTGTTTTTAAATCAACTTAATGAATTTCACCATGTGATCGCCTGCAACAGCCTGATGCAGGCGGTTCCGGTAAAATCAATTGACCACAGACCTCTGGAAACAGACACGGCTCTTTGCAATGCCATCAACCAGGCCCTTTGCCTTGTATCCCCATGA